One genomic region from Fictibacillus marinisediminis encodes:
- a CDS encoding PucR family transcriptional regulator, translating into MLSKLKDYYGDHFTISTSRPEHYYWFADQQGKRFGIAKPAVTSDELSLLNSLFSQEAEVPLSQQQIFWKNVLAGNPPEKEAGTSFRFIHFFLKSPLSDQEAEAFMEAVSGIFPSEVNVLFINAHYGVLIEPKTDEAEELPYDQVKSVLTGDFYTDLDLFLGMWLQDYEAASEQFKLERELFSSVRPFLPPQEVYSREDLVPYLLLTQTDKPAHHYISQLIPDELFDDRDLIQSIQVFLECNMNLSMAAKKLYIHRNSLQYRVDKFIERTGIDVKQFKPAVAVYHALISRERTNR; encoded by the coding sequence ATGCTATCCAAACTTAAAGATTATTATGGAGACCATTTCACTATATCTACCAGCCGCCCGGAACACTATTATTGGTTTGCAGATCAACAGGGAAAAAGATTCGGGATTGCCAAACCAGCGGTTACCTCAGATGAACTGAGCTTATTAAACTCGCTGTTCTCACAAGAAGCTGAAGTACCTCTCTCTCAGCAGCAAATCTTTTGGAAGAACGTGCTCGCAGGAAATCCACCCGAAAAAGAGGCCGGTACCAGCTTCAGGTTCATTCATTTCTTTTTAAAAAGCCCCCTTTCCGATCAGGAAGCAGAAGCATTTATGGAAGCCGTATCAGGCATTTTCCCTTCTGAAGTAAACGTTTTGTTTATAAACGCTCATTATGGCGTTCTGATCGAGCCGAAAACAGATGAAGCGGAAGAATTGCCCTACGATCAGGTAAAATCTGTCCTGACGGGTGATTTTTACACCGATCTGGACTTGTTCCTCGGGATGTGGCTTCAGGATTATGAAGCCGCATCTGAACAATTCAAACTGGAAAGGGAACTGTTCTCTTCAGTGCGGCCGTTTCTTCCACCACAAGAGGTGTACAGCCGTGAAGACCTTGTCCCTTATCTGCTGCTCACCCAGACGGACAAGCCTGCCCATCATTATATTTCCCAGCTGATCCCTGATGAACTATTTGACGACAGAGACCTCATTCAAAGCATCCAAGTGTTCCTTGAATGCAACATGAACCTGTCGATGGCGGCAAAGAAACTTTACATCCACCGAAACAGCCTTCAGTACCGGGTTGATAAATTTATCGAGAGAACCGGAATCGACGTTAAACAATTCAAACCAGCCGTTGCAGTGTATCATGCGTTAATCAGCCGTGAACGAACAAACAGGTAA